The sequence ATTTACTGTAGGTTGTACAGGGAGTTGCGTCGGCGCCCCCAGATGCATACGACGATTTTGTTCTTTGGGATCGAGTTCAAGTAGCCACCGGTCATAGTTGAGAGAGGGATGTGGCAATGCTTTCAGGAGAGTACCGATCAATTCATCACGGAACATATCCAGTGAATACACCTCTGGATCATCGAAATGACGGCAAACGTCACCAAACACTTCATCAAAGGTGCTTAATGCAGAAACATCATTGGCGAACAACTTCCAAGTTTTTTCTGAGTCTCGACGCAAGGAAAGTAACGACCTGATTTGTGGCGCCCCCAACCCAGACTTAAGCAGAACAGGCATAAAAGGATAAAGATATTTCACCGCATCCTCCATGCGACTTATGCTGGAGTTATGCACTGGATACCCTTCATCTGCCAGCAGGGATGAAAGCTCTCTTAGCGTGACAGGTCTTGATAATAGTTCCTCATATATTGCCCGTGCTGCTTTTATACCAAACGCTTTTTCGATAAAGCTCAAATCGCCACGTTTATCGTTTTCGGCTAGGTGTCCAATGAGGCATGACAGACGGCCCGGCCATGGTTTGAAAACACAGAGGATACGATAAAACCGCTCGTCCCCGGTTTCTTGCCACAGTTCAGATAGGATTTGGTAGCGGGTGTTGCCACCATCACTGAACATATACGTGGGTGAATCAGATTCTGGGTCTCGGGTAACTTTGGGCACAGTATCCAGCCCTCTGGCTAGGATAGAGGCTTTGATTTCCTTATATTTAGGGTTAGGGCCAGTCCGAGGGTTATCAGGGTTGGGCGTCAGTTCGTCTAAAGTCAGCACCATCGGTATTTCATTAACAGAGATCGGTGTGACAGCTGTTGTTTCAGGATGGGTACCCAACGCGGTTTTACCCTGTTGCAATAATGCGCTGCTCAGATCGAGTACCTTGTTTTTTGAACGCGCCATGCTCATGCCCTCCCTGCGCCAACATATTGCCCGTCAGGAAGATCGCTGAAAGCGGTATATTGCCCTTCAAACTTAACGCGGATGGTGCCTGTAGCTCCCTGGCGCTGTTTGCCAATGATGATTTCGGCAATACCCATATCCTGCGTATCGGCGTTATACACCTCGTCGCGGTAAACAAAAGCAATGACGTCAGCATCCTGCTCCAGCGCGCCAGAATCACGAAGGTCGCCGTTAAATGGACGTTTATCCGCTCGGCTCTCCAATTGACGGTTCAGTTGAGACAACGCTACCACCGGGCAGTCCAGCTCTTTGGCCAGCGCTTTAAGACTGCGTGAAATTTCAGAGATTTCCTGCGTACGGTTTTCCTGACCTGGGCAACGCATCAGTTGCAGATAGTCCACCATGATGAGGCCCGGCCTGCCATAAAGGCGGGTATAGCGTCGTGCGCGTGAACGCAGCAAGGCCGGCGTCTGGTAGCTTTCATCATCAATGATTAAGCGATCTTCCCAGGGCGTCATTTCCGCGACAGCCTGGCTGATCCGCGCCCAGTCTTCATCATCCAGTTGACCACTGCGCAGCCGCGCTAACGCTACCCGTCCCAGCATCGAAACAAGTCGTTGCAGCAACTGCGCTCTCGGCATCTCAAGGCTAAAACAAAATGCCGGCTTACTGGAGTCTCGAAGTGCGCCGGCGCAGAATGAGAGACCCAGAGAGGTTTTCCCCATGGAAGGACGTGCAGCGAGTAAAATGAGGTCGCCCCCCTGCAAGCCACAGGTAATCGCATCCAGTCTGGCGAAACCGGTCGGCGTTCCGGTAATGCCATTACCACCGTTAACCATTTCCAGATGACTGGCCAGCGATTCAAGACCGGCAATCAGACTCACATTTTGCTGTGTTTGTGTCTGTTCTGACAGTTGGAACAATTGCTGTTCCGCCCGTTCGGTCAGTACGGCCGCATCGGCACGGGAAACTACTGCTTCGGCGCTTAATTCACGCCCTAATTGGAGAAGTCCACGCAGCCTGCTGCGCTCAGCAACAATATTGGCATAGGCAACAATGTTGGCCGCACTCGGCGTGTTTTTCGCCATTTCAGCCAGATAGGCAAATCCACCAACCGATTCAAGAGCTGTGTTTTGCTCCAACGAATCGGATAAAGTAATCAGATCGATTGGCTGCTGGCTGGCCATAAGTTGCACCATCGCCTGAAAAATCCGGCGGTGTGCCGGCAGATAAAAATCGGTATCCCGGATCAGCGGCAGCACATCATCCCAGCGACCGTTATCCAGCATCAACCCGCCGATCACAGCTTGCTCGGCATCAGCGGAATAAGGTACGTTTACGGTTTGTTCTAACACGGTTCTGCTCATGCCAGCACCTCCCGCAACGCACTTTCCAGCACTTCACGCAGGCGTGGTGATGCGACCAGAATCAGAGGCTTCGTATCATAAATTGCCCTCCTTCCCCCCCAGCCACTCTCAAGCAACGGCATACCTGGAGGTACTTGCGTCCCCAGGGCCATATCGCGTAATTCTTTCTCATCACAGAGATTATGAAATTCGATGCGCGCCGGCTTATCATCCCACTGACTCGCTTTGCTAATTTTCCACTCCTCGGACAGCCGCTCGTAAATCCTCTCTTTCGCTGTTTCCCTATCCGGCGCATCGACGAAAACATAAACTTCTTCCTGGAATTTACAGGTGTTAATTGAATAAGCGACAGCCCGCCAAATTAGATTCCGAGTCATACGCGAACCTCCCTGGAGAGAACGTCGTCAAATTGTTCTTTCCACTGCGGAAACAACTCGCAGGCCAAACTATGCATAGTGACGGCGGCAGCCTGAGTGGATGTGCGAGTCGTCGTTCTTTCAAGACGGTGAACCGGCTGACCACAGGCATGGCCCATTTTGTAGATTTCTAATTTGGGAATAAGTGTATCGAGGAGAGATACGTTGAATTGATCTGCACGAGTGTATAGGCCGTTGGCGATAATGTTGTTCAGGCTTTCCAGCGTTTGCTGGTCAAGGTTCGTGAACTCCATGCAGTTTGTCAGAATACGAATGTGTGGCAACAAAATACCGTAGCAAGTCAACGGTAATAGCCCTTCCATCAATCCCAACGTACCACGCAGGAACTCACGAGTGTCCGGCAGTATAGGTTTAATCACTCCGACGGCAAATTCAGTGCTGGCCAGCAATATGAGTTCTAACATCACTGAAGCCGCACCTTTAGAATCGATGATAATGACGTCATAGCCCTGAAACAGAGGATGCTGCAGCACATTGCGCAGACGCATGCGACCATCAGGCGCGTGAAGCATGGCAGAAGACAGGCGGTCATGCGGATCGTTAGAGACAATAATGTCCAGATTTGGGATAACAGACCGTGAAACGATATACTCAGGCTGATTGAGATCGACTGACTTCATCAACAATTCGTACAGGCCGCTGGGCGCCTCGTATTCCAGGGCGAATATACTACTTGCTGTAGGTTGAGAGTGATCACCATCAATGAGGAGAGTCTTTTTGCCCGCATCCGCCAGAAAACCGGCGAGGTTGGCACTTTGTGTCGATTTTCCTTCGCCGCCTTTGGTTGAGACCATAGGGACGATTTGCGGCCGGGTACTGACGGAAGCTTCAGTGGCTTTAGTAACGATATTTTCCATGTGTACACTCGAATAAATTATTCGATGCGTACAGGGTCTACGGTACTCTACACACTGCGATATATTAACTTGCTTACAAAGAGAGGATTGAAAATCCTCGTGTCCTTGGTTCGATTCCGAGTCCGGGCACCACCTTTCCTTTTTTATGCCTCCTTACAAATCCCTATGTGCATGTAATTCAATAAGTTGGCGTAAAAATCTTTCCCGATGCGTTTTGATTTATCCCTTCGTATCCGGAAAATTTGGGGTCAGATTGCGGGTCTTTCAGTTCGATGAAACGGAGAGACCCATCTATGGCCCTGAATGACAGTAAAATCCGCGCAGCCAAACCTCTCGCAAAATCCTACAAACTTACCGATTCGCAAGGTCTGTACCTGACGGTATCCACCAGCGGCGCTAAACTATGGTATTTCCGCTATCGCTTCGGCGGTAAGGAAAACCGTCTGGCCTTTGGCCCCTACCCGCAAACTACACTGGCGGAAGCCCGTGAAAAGCGCGACGCGGCGCGTAAGCTGCTGGCGTCCGGCATCAGCCCTTCCCTGGTGCGCAAAACGGATAACACCGCCGTTGATGAATCCCGCACCTTTCAGTACATCGCCACCGCATGGCACACCAGTTGCCTTAAGCTCTGGTCGGACGCTCACGCCGATAAAATTCTTACCTGCCTGAAACGCTACGTTTTCCCTACTATCGGCGCGATGGATATCGCTCTGATTGAGACCCGACATCTGGCACAGTTGGTTAAAACCATCGACGATAAAGGCGTGCATGACGTCGCCGGGCGGGTGCGCCAGCATCTGACCAAAATCATGCGCCACGCCGTACAACAGGGCGTAATCAAATATAATCCGGCTTACGATTTGGATGGTGTCGTGACCCCGGTGGTGACCCAACATCACCCCGCCCTGCCGCTGAAACGCCTGCCTGAACTACTGGAGAAGATGGATAGCTACAAAGGCCGGATGCTGACCCGTTTGGCGCTGGAACTGAATCTGCATGTTTTTCTGCGATCCAGCGAATTGCGGCTCGCTCGTTGGGATGAGTTCAATCTGAAAGCCCATATCTGGAGCGTGCCCGCCCAGCGCGAGGCCGTAAACGGCGTGCGGTTCTCAGAGCGTGGAGCAAAAATGAAGGATGAACATCTGGTGCCGCTGTCGCGGCAGGCGGTCGCCCTGCTGAAACAGATTCAGGCGCTTTCCGGCGAATCGGTCTTTGTTTTTCCGGGCGCACATACCCTGAACAAACCAATGAGTGAAAACACCATCAACAAGGCGCTGCGCGTGATTGGCTATGACACCAAAACCGAGGTGTGCGGCCACGGCTTCAGGACAATGGCCTGTAGCGCCCTGAACGAGTCCGGCCGCTGGTCAAAAGACGCCATTGAGCGGCAGATGAGCCACAAAGAGCGCAACGGCGTGCGGGCGGCTTATGTGCATAAAGCAGAGCATCTGGAAGCCAGAATCGAAATGATGCAATGGTGGTCGGATTATCTGGACGTCAGCCGCGAAGGATATGTCGCGCCATATATTTATGCGCGACAGCATAAGGCCGCGGGTACAGCCTGACGGTTAATTCTCTGACAGGAGCAGATCCCGATGCGAGGGATCTGCCTCTTTGTTTCTGAAAGGTTTTACCTTCGTATTTTTAACGAACAATCGGGAAACGCCTAAAATTATTCCGGCAGAATATTTTTAGGTCGTTACCTATCAATACGGGAAATTTTTAAAGGAAAACTTATCGTCATAGCTATTATAAAAAATCTGCACCACAGGCTGATTTTCTGCCGACACGATACTGCGCCAGAACCCGTATTCCGGCCAACTGAACCAGATTCCTGTTGCCAGAAAGTCGCAGCTCTGCACCAAAGCATTGTCGAACGAACATCGAACTGCGCCAATCACGACCTTTTCAGCCCTTTGGCCCTTTCCGGTTTGGCGCTGTTACCCTTAGCTTTCCTTTACCCTTTATCCTTGCGCCCTTTTCCTTTTGACTGCACCAGAGACAAGAATGCCCCATCGTTTCAACGCCCATAAACCTGCGCCACATAACGCCCACGCCCGTCGCCGTGGCCTAAATCCATCGCGACCAATGCCAGAGCCTCTTTTTCACTGAATCTCTGCGCCAGGTAATGGCGAATGGCATCCTGCGCCCAGGCGTAGCGCAATGAATGCGGGGAATATGCGCCGGTCAAGCCGATACGCGACGCCTGACCGTGCCAGTATTTCATCGCGCTTTTCAGATCGGGCTTATCAATCAGCCTGCCGTTGCGTTGTTCCGCCACAGCTAACGCATTTTCCAGCGCTTTTCTGACTGCGCCAGCATCCAGAATTACCGTTTCGCGAGGCCGTCCGCCTTTGGTGCCAAAAACCACGGCGAGCCGGATTGCACCACGTTCCAGCACCTGTTTCCACGTCCTGAGCGATTGCGCGCACTGCACTGCTTCCTGAGAGCGCAATCCCATCAACCTTGATAGTTCCAGTGCCGCCGCCATCCCGGCGTCTCTTCCGCGAGCGGTTTCCAGCGCCTGCCGGTAATGCTCCGTAGTAATGGCCTGCCGGATGCCGTTACGGGATGCGCCGGATAAGCCGAGCGATTTATTGGACAGCCGTTCACTGGCTGCTAACCGATCACGCCCGGCCTGCTCCAGCAAACAGCGGATCGCCGCCAACTCGTTTTGCAAGCTACGTTTCGTTATGCCCTGTTCCAACCGCTCCCGGATATAGCCTTCGATATGCCGCGCTTTCAGTTGCTCCACCCGCCGGATCTGTACATTCTG comes from Brenneria nigrifluens DSM 30175 = ATCC 13028 and encodes:
- a CDS encoding ParB family protein; translation: MARSKNKVLDLSSALLQQGKTALGTHPETTAVTPISVNEIPMVLTLDELTPNPDNPRTGPNPKYKEIKASILARGLDTVPKVTRDPESDSPTYMFSDGGNTRYQILSELWQETGDERFYRILCVFKPWPGRLSCLIGHLAENDKRGDLSFIEKAFGIKAARAIYEELLSRPVTLRELSSLLADEGYPVHNSSISRMEDAVKYLYPFMPVLLKSGLGAPQIRSLLSLRRDSEKTWKLFANDVSALSTFDEVFGDVCRHFDDPEVYSLDMFRDELIGTLLKALPHPSLNYDRWLLELDPKEQNRRMHLGAPTQLPVQPTVNDSLLPSSEYLQEDGIELLPSAPEQEDDLNAPATLASALFDSDNEPTDTTEDGPEGKSTPSFDNPRVETQPDLYGALSVLSGDIENPSASESFNGESSVETLVQPDAASQMTTGAQQENTVNSDVAFADVGLEPVGAIWPIPTLQDDIEHLQVMTFRLVFELAEVAGCETEIKADRSGLYAAGYALAARHLAAGRIEQPSPFTVFLLSLAGADNTDHDGCSLGDVLIGSERAADLPLLDDIHAVKLMRLMRVMRRLRELQRDVAATEEND
- the dnaB-PI gene encoding SPI-7-type island replicative DNA helicase, with the protein product MSRTVLEQTVNVPYSADAEQAVIGGLMLDNGRWDDVLPLIRDTDFYLPAHRRIFQAMVQLMASQQPIDLITLSDSLEQNTALESVGGFAYLAEMAKNTPSAANIVAYANIVAERSRLRGLLQLGRELSAEAVVSRADAAVLTERAEQQLFQLSEQTQTQQNVSLIAGLESLASHLEMVNGGNGITGTPTGFARLDAITCGLQGGDLILLAARPSMGKTSLGLSFCAGALRDSSKPAFCFSLEMPRAQLLQRLVSMLGRVALARLRSGQLDDEDWARISQAVAEMTPWEDRLIIDDESYQTPALLRSRARRYTRLYGRPGLIMVDYLQLMRCPGQENRTQEISEISRSLKALAKELDCPVVALSQLNRQLESRADKRPFNGDLRDSGALEQDADVIAFVYRDEVYNADTQDMGIAEIIIGKQRQGATGTIRVKFEGQYTAFSDLPDGQYVGAGRA
- a CDS encoding ParA family protein, with the translated sequence MENIVTKATEASVSTRPQIVPMVSTKGGEGKSTQSANLAGFLADAGKKTLLIDGDHSQPTASSIFALEYEAPSGLYELLMKSVDLNQPEYIVSRSVIPNLDIIVSNDPHDRLSSAMLHAPDGRMRLRNVLQHPLFQGYDVIIIDSKGAASVMLELILLASTEFAVGVIKPILPDTREFLRGTLGLMEGLLPLTCYGILLPHIRILTNCMEFTNLDQQTLESLNNIIANGLYTRADQFNVSLLDTLIPKLEIYKMGHACGQPVHRLERTTTRTSTQAAAVTMHSLACELFPQWKEQFDDVLSREVRV
- a CDS encoding tyrosine-type recombinase/integrase: MALNDSKIRAAKPLAKSYKLTDSQGLYLTVSTSGAKLWYFRYRFGGKENRLAFGPYPQTTLAEAREKRDAARKLLASGISPSLVRKTDNTAVDESRTFQYIATAWHTSCLKLWSDAHADKILTCLKRYVFPTIGAMDIALIETRHLAQLVKTIDDKGVHDVAGRVRQHLTKIMRHAVQQGVIKYNPAYDLDGVVTPVVTQHHPALPLKRLPELLEKMDSYKGRMLTRLALELNLHVFLRSSELRLARWDEFNLKAHIWSVPAQREAVNGVRFSERGAKMKDEHLVPLSRQAVALLKQIQALSGESVFVFPGAHTLNKPMSENTINKALRVIGYDTKTEVCGHGFRTMACSALNESGRWSKDAIERQMSHKERNGVRAAYVHKAEHLEARIEMMQWWSDYLDVSREGYVAPYIYARQHKAAGTA
- a CDS encoding integrase domain-containing protein; amino-acid sequence: MGILEQEMKTLARRAGGSHKTVHDRMALAQRFCIRLLGQNVQIRRVEQLKARHIEGYIRERLEQGITKRSLQNELAAIRCLLEQAGRDRLAASERLSNKSLGLSGASRNGIRQAITTEHYRQALETARGRDAGMAAALELSRLMGLRSQEAVQCAQSLRTWKQVLERGAIRLAVVFGTKGGRPRETVILDAGAVRKALENALAVAEQRNGRLIDKPDLKSAMKYWHGQASRIGLTGAYSPHSLRYAWAQDAIRHYLAQRFSEKEALALVAMDLGHGDGRGRYVAQVYGR